A DNA window from Arachis duranensis cultivar V14167 chromosome 3, aradu.V14167.gnm2.J7QH, whole genome shotgun sequence contains the following coding sequences:
- the LOC107480908 gene encoding lectin 7, with the protein MSLYKSKPVFLILIPLLMLHRNLRTSFEFSDFSSPYRNELFIFQGDASASSNGSIQLTKIENGKPIPNSVGRVSYGLPMRLWDLKTQKLASFTTSFSFFVSPNGGDGISFFMAPFHSPIPKDSQGGYLGLFNPDASLAPFRDPTVAVEFDTFSNPWDPAFSHIGIDVNSIVSVTSVPWLNGVEGLNTTVFATVSYEAVTQNLSVVVSYYSGSVLGGTTVNASLSHVIDLRNVLPERVSVGFSGATGQFVEVNNILSWSFSSAFY; encoded by the coding sequence ATGTCCTTATACAAATCAAAGCCCGTTTTCTTGATCCTCATTCCTCTTCTCATGCTGCACCGCAATTTAAGGACTAGTTTCGAATTCTCAGACTTTTCTAGTCCATACAGAAACGAACTCTTCATCTTCCAAGGTGATGCCTCTGCATCATCCAACGGTTCCATTCAACTCACGAAGATCGAAAACGGTAAACCAATCCCTAACAGTGTTGGTAGAGTCTCTTATGGCCTACCAATGCGCCTCTGGGACTTGAAAACCCAGAAGCTAGCAAGTTTCACCACTAGCTTCTCTTTTTTCGTGTCACCAAATGGCGGAGACGGAATCTCATTCTTCATGGCACCTTTTCATTCTCCAATCCCCAAAGATTCACAAGGTGGATACCTTGGTCTCTTCAATCCCGACGCTTCACTAGCCCCCTTCAGAGATCCTACGGTTGCTGTAGAATTCGACACGTTTTCCAATCCATGGGATCCTGCGTTTTCGCACATCGGCATTGATGTGAACTCCATTGTTTCCGTAACTAGTGTGCCATGGCTGAATGGGGTTGAGGGTTTGAACACTACAGTATTTGCCACTGTAAGCTATGAGGCAGTAACACAAAATTTAAGCGTGGTTGTGAGTTACTACAGTGGAAGCGTTCTTGGTGGGACTACGGTGAACGCTTCACTGTCGCATGTGATTGATTTGAGGAACGTTCTGCCGGAAAGGGTAAGCGTCGGATTCTCCGGTGCCACGGGACAGTTTGTTGAAGTAAACAATATTCTTTCTTGGAGTTTCAGTTCTGCCTTCTATTag